The nucleotide window AACAGGCAACACAATTGTTAGACACCGCAGTAGAACAACAACGTGCAATGCTCACCCTTCAATTTTCACAAAAAATCACAACAGCCTATCAAAAAGTAAGCTTAGCAGAAAAACAAATACAAGTAAAGAATACACGTTCCCCTAATTGCTAGTGATTCCCGAGAAGATTTGGTACACTAAATATAATCAATAATATGTTGATGTAGTTTTGTCATATTCATTGGCGTTTTCATTCAGCACCCGCTGAATGGATAGCTATCATTATAATCAATTACGCCTTGGTGTAATTGCGTCAGAAGCTTTATTAGGATTCAGTGGGTGTTTGGACACCCACTGAATGAAAGGAGCATCTTAGTATTTATCGCACCACCGCGTTTTCTACTGAATCATAATAAATATAACTTGAGGTGTACAATGCAGTTAATCGAACTAACATCCTATTTAATAACGCAATGTGAGGAAGCGAAAAACCGTTTCTTTCACATGCGCGAATTTAATTTACAGCCTGATTTTTTTTCAGAAGTAAAGCCATATGCAGATCATATTCATGAACAATTACAACTGTGGCAGCAGCTTGCAACGGAATGGCGCGTAAAACATCAGCCAAAATATATGCATACACAGCAAATTAACCAAGTTGTAGATGCGATGGAGCAATTTATTGTGCAGTCTTTTTATAAGGAAACGAGCAAAAAAAGATTTTTGCAATCGATACATTCTGTGCACTACACGCTCTCTACAATGCTACGCTATTTAAAGGAGGGGGAAATGAATGTACAACAAGAAGAAGACGATTTCTGAGCTATTGCAGGCATGGCGATATGATGAGGAGCTAAAGCAAAATATTCAGCATTGGCATACGTTAGAGGCACAGCCCGCTCGCTATGCAGATTTTCCTGAGAAGCTTCATCCCTCCATTCAAAAGGCATTGCATGCAAGAGGGATTGAACGGCTTTATACACATCAGCGTGAAGCGTTTGATTACGCAATGCAGCAGCAATCCTTTACTGCTATTACACCGACTGCTTCAGGTAAATCATATTGCTATCATTTGCCTGTTTTACAGACCATTTTACAAAATAAATCGGCACGTGCCATTTATTTATTTCCAACAAAGGCCTTGGCGCAAGATCAAAAATCCGATTTGAATGAGTTAATTGGGCTAATGGATGAGGATATTTTAAGCTATACATACGATGGAGACACAGCACCAGGCATCCGTCAAAAGATTCGCAAAGCAGGGCATATTGTCATGACGAACCCTGATATGCTGCATTCGGGTATTTTGCCACATCATACGAAATGGGTAGCCCTTTTTGAAAACTTAAAATATATCGTGATTGATGAGCTACATACATATAAAGGGGTGTTTGGTAGTCATGTGGCACATGTGATTCGCCGTTTACAGCGTATTTGTGCTTTTTATGGAAGTAGTCCAACGATTATTTGCACATCTGCAACGATTCGCAATCCACGTGAACTAGCAGAAAGCTTAACAAATACAAAGCACGCATTAATTGAAAAATCAGGCGCACCTGTGGGCAAAAAAACGTTTATTTTTTATAATCCACCGATTATCCACCCAACATTTGGTGTGCGTAGAAGCTCAGTATTAGAAGTGCGCGATTTATCCGCTCGTTTATTTGAAGCAGGCATTCAAACAATTATTTTTGCGAAATCAAGAGTACGTGTTGAAATGCTCGTTACTTATTTAAAGTCATTGACAGCGAAAAAAATTGCAGACCATTCGATTCAAGGCTATCGTGGTGGTTATTTGCCAAGCGAGCGTCGTCAAATTGAAAAAGGCTTGCGCGATGGAACGATTCAAATGGTTGTCAGTACAAATGCATTAGAGCTTGGCGTCGATATTGGGCAGCTACAAGCATGTATTATGACAGGCTATCCAGGCAATATTGCCAGCGCATGGCAGCAGGCGGGGCGTGCAGGAAGACGGCAGGATGAGGCACTAATTATTTATGTCGCACAATCGACAGCGCTTGATCAATATGTTGTCAATCATCCTACTTATTTATTAGGAAGCGAGCCAGAGCAAGCGAATATTAATCCTGAAAATATATTGATTTTAATGGCACACTTAAAATGTGCCGCCTTTGAGCTACCATTTTCAATAGATGATACATATGGTGAGTTTATGGTACAGGAGCTGTTAGCTTATTTAGCAGAGGAAGGTGTCCTCGTTAAAACCTCGACGCAATGGCATTGGATGAGCGACCGCTTCCCAGCACATGATATTAGCTTACGTTCAGCTGCTCAAGAAAATGTCGTTATTATTGATAAAACAACACCGACAAAGACGCGTGTCATTGGTGAAATGGACACGTATAGCGCCATGACACTACTGCATGAGGAAGCCATTTATATCCACCAAGGCACACAATTCCAAGTAGAGGAGCTCGATTGGGAGGAGAAAAAAGCATATGTCACAGAGGTGGATGTCGATTATTTTACAGATGCTAATTTAGCGGTGGAGCTGAAAGTGCTGGAAGAGGATAAAGTGGCACAGCTGAAAACGACAACAGTAAGCTACGGCGATGTGGGGATTTTGGCGATTCCGACTATTTTCAAAAAGATTCGCTTCGGCACACACGATAATATCGGCTCTGGTCCTATTACAATCCCGCCAATGGAAATGCATACAAATGCAACATGGCTTTCCTTCGACTTGCCTGAAAACTGGTCAGAGGAAATGATGACAGACGCATTAAATGGGGTTGCGTACGCGATGCATTCCTTTATCCCGCTCTTTATTCACTGTGATCGTAGCGATGTATCTGTTGTGCCACAGGTGAAGGCGGTGCACAATGAGCGCCCAACCTTGTTTATTTATGATAGCTATCCAGGTGGCATTGGGTTAAGTGAAAAGGTGTATGATTTAATTTTACCACTTCTGGAGCGAACAATTCAGCATGTTACAAGCTGTCCATGTCAAAGCGGCTGTCCATCTTGTATTGGAGCACAGGACAATTTGAATGATGGGAAAAAGCGAGTTGTGCAGGTGATGGGAGATCTATTAGCAGAGATGATGTAAGGGAAAAGAGATTAATTACGGATAGTCGATTTACACGAAATAATTCGGTGTAAATCGGCTTTTTTAGTTTAACTTGAATTAGCAAGAGTCTTCTATTTCTCTAGAGTAAGATAAGCATTTTTAAGAAAAAGAGGGCTGCTCTCCTTCTTAATCTTCAACTGTGATTTTGTAAAATGTTAAAAAAATCAAATTTTTTTCAAAAATCTTTTATTTTTTAACCTAATTTTAACCTTTGCTTTATACAATGACTCTAGATAACAGCCAAACAAGAGAAAGAAACAACTCAATGTACAATTTAAATGATTTATTTTAACAATATAAACAATTATTTGATTGATATTAACATTAAATACCATTATACTGAGGGCATAGGCTGTTGTAACTAAAGAAGTATTATATAATTGGAAATCAATAGGAGTTTGTTATTAATAATAAAAATTTTATTTTATGCAGTGTATTATTACATATTTGAGAAAACAAATTGATTTACTTTAAATATTCTTAACATTTATATAGCTAAGAATTTAATATAATAATAGAGAGTTGGATAACAAAGCTAGAGTACGATTGTACAATTTTTATCTATTAAACAAGCAGAAAAACCAAAATTATAATTATAGTAATGTGGTTTGATTTTGAATGAACAGGCTGTGCTTGTGTAATAAATCATCTGTAAAAGCCTTGATAGGTAGCTTCACTTTATAAATGAAATGGGGGTGTATGATATTGCAGACTAGAAATGTTGTAACCGAAGATGATGCATTTCTTTTTGAGCTATATGCTACTACGCGAAAGCATGAATTTTCAATGCTAGCACTAGATGAGCAGCAATTACAAGCTTTGTTATATATGCAATTCGAAGCACAAAAGAGATCGTATCAAAATAAATTTCCACAAGCCAAGCATGAAATTATTTATCATGAGGGATTGCCAATTGGCAGAGTGATGACTGAAATTAAAGGTCGGAATATTCATTTAATAGATATTTCCTTATTACCTAATCATAGAGGGAAAGGCTATGGAACTAAGATATTAAAGCAATTACAAAGCAATGCAGCTACTCAGAGAGGGTCTGTTACATTGCATGTACTACAGGAAAATCCTGCTAGGCATCTATATGAGCGATGTGGATTTTACGTTACAGAAGAAATTGCTCCTTATATTGCCATGCGATTTGAATCATTTAATGAAGAAGTTGAAAGGAGGTGAAAATAAATGAGTGAATCATATGTAGGAGAAATTCGTATGTTTGCGGGGAATTATGCTCCCCAAGGTTGGGCTTTATGTAATGGTCAATTACTTAGTATTGCAGAAAATGAAGCACTGTTTGTTTTAATAGGAACAACATATGGAGGGGACGGTCAAACTACTTTCGGGTTACCAGATTTAAGGGGACGTGTACCAATTCACATTAATCCACAGTACTCTTTAGGTGCCGTAGGTGGTACAGAAACAGTTACCTTAACTACGAGCCAAATGCCAAATCATACACATATTGCCCAAGCTACAACCGCTGTTGGAAATACAGCATCGCCAGACAATATGCTGTGGGCAACGACGAGCGGATATTCAAACTATTCAAATGATAAAGATGGAGCTGGACATCCACTAACACCAGTTGCAATGAATGCACATGCTAGCTCAAGTGTGGGTGGCAATCAGCCACATAATAACATGATGCCAACAGTAGCTATTTCTTTCATTATTTCGTTATATGGGGTATTTCCTTCCCAATCATAAAAAAGTTGAAGAAGAAAGGAGGATTTAAATGGCAGAACCATATTTAGGTGAAGTTCGGATATTTCCGCTTAACTATGCACCAAGAGGCTGGTTATCTTGCGAAGGGCAAGTGCTTCAGATTCAGCAATATCAAGCATTATACTCACTGTTAGGTACAGTTTATGGAGGGGATGGTAGAACGACATTTGCTTTACCGGATTTGCGAGGGCGTGTACCAATTCATGTTAGTTCTTCATTATCATTAGGAACAAAGGCGGGTGAAGCGGCACATACTTTAACGGTGAATGAA belongs to Lysinibacillus louembei and includes:
- a CDS encoding GNAT family N-acetyltransferase, whose translation is MQTRNVVTEDDAFLFELYATTRKHEFSMLALDEQQLQALLYMQFEAQKRSYQNKFPQAKHEIIYHEGLPIGRVMTEIKGRNIHLIDISLLPNHRGKGYGTKILKQLQSNAATQRGSVTLHVLQENPARHLYERCGFYVTEEIAPYIAMRFESFNEEVERR
- a CDS encoding phage tail protein, yielding MAEPYLGEVRIFPLNYAPRGWLSCEGQVLQIQQYQALYSLLGTVYGGDGRTTFALPDLRGRVPIHVSSSLSLGTKAGEAAHTLTVNEMPQHTHQAYGSSIPASATSPQGNVWAQKDNLYATGPTVAMNQAAISATGGGQAHDNMQPYLAVRFCIAVQGIYPSRS
- a CDS encoding YppE family protein: MQLIELTSYLITQCEEAKNRFFHMREFNLQPDFFSEVKPYADHIHEQLQLWQQLATEWRVKHQPKYMHTQQINQVVDAMEQFIVQSFYKETSKKRFLQSIHSVHYTLSTMLRYLKEGEMNVQQEEDDF
- a CDS encoding phage tail protein, translating into MSESYVGEIRMFAGNYAPQGWALCNGQLLSIAENEALFVLIGTTYGGDGQTTFGLPDLRGRVPIHINPQYSLGAVGGTETVTLTTSQMPNHTHIAQATTAVGNTASPDNMLWATTSGYSNYSNDKDGAGHPLTPVAMNAHASSSVGGNQPHNNMMPTVAISFIISLYGVFPSQS
- a CDS encoding DEAD/DEAH box helicase encodes the protein MYNKKKTISELLQAWRYDEELKQNIQHWHTLEAQPARYADFPEKLHPSIQKALHARGIERLYTHQREAFDYAMQQQSFTAITPTASGKSYCYHLPVLQTILQNKSARAIYLFPTKALAQDQKSDLNELIGLMDEDILSYTYDGDTAPGIRQKIRKAGHIVMTNPDMLHSGILPHHTKWVALFENLKYIVIDELHTYKGVFGSHVAHVIRRLQRICAFYGSSPTIICTSATIRNPRELAESLTNTKHALIEKSGAPVGKKTFIFYNPPIIHPTFGVRRSSVLEVRDLSARLFEAGIQTIIFAKSRVRVEMLVTYLKSLTAKKIADHSIQGYRGGYLPSERRQIEKGLRDGTIQMVVSTNALELGVDIGQLQACIMTGYPGNIASAWQQAGRAGRRQDEALIIYVAQSTALDQYVVNHPTYLLGSEPEQANINPENILILMAHLKCAAFELPFSIDDTYGEFMVQELLAYLAEEGVLVKTSTQWHWMSDRFPAHDISLRSAAQENVVIIDKTTPTKTRVIGEMDTYSAMTLLHEEAIYIHQGTQFQVEELDWEEKKAYVTEVDVDYFTDANLAVELKVLEEDKVAQLKTTTVSYGDVGILAIPTIFKKIRFGTHDNIGSGPITIPPMEMHTNATWLSFDLPENWSEEMMTDALNGVAYAMHSFIPLFIHCDRSDVSVVPQVKAVHNERPTLFIYDSYPGGIGLSEKVYDLILPLLERTIQHVTSCPCQSGCPSCIGAQDNLNDGKKRVVQVMGDLLAEMM